One Mustela nigripes isolate SB6536 chromosome 5, MUSNIG.SB6536, whole genome shotgun sequence DNA segment encodes these proteins:
- the SMIM8 gene encoding small integral membrane protein 8, producing MSSAPESPGFKEEPSKEKDFRNPGFRGVRTTTLFRAVNPELFIKPNKPVMAFGLITLSLCVAYIGYLHATQENKKDLFEAIDSEGHSYMRRRTSKWD from the exons ATGTCTTCAGCACCGGAGTCTCCTGGCTTTAAAGAGGAACCATCCAAAGAGAAAGACTTTAGAAACCCAGGGTTCAGAGGGGTCCGTACAACAACCTTATTTCGAGCTGTGAATCCAGAGCTCTTCATTAAACCT AACAAACCTGTAATGGCTTTCGGATTGATAACCCTTTCACTTTGCGTGGCGTATATTGGTTATCTACATGCAacacaagagaataaaaaggacCTATTTGAAGCTATTGATAGTGAGGGACACAGTTACATGAGGAGGAGAACATCTAAATGGGATTAA